One stretch of Bordetella avium DNA includes these proteins:
- a CDS encoding LTA synthase family protein — translation MYSQIAVFIGASLLFLTACRLALMVWQRERVAESRHPWQILLGGLRIDAHLIGVAVALPLALAPWLGDAPAAITINGIWLLIAWSLICLLEFSTPQFIIEYDTRPNQLYVVYLKYPKEVFSMLFKEYRLALFLGVAALLGMVAAGHALLGTAWLFPEPVFSWWWRPVLTLGGIAACVLAIRGTLQHRPINPSTVAFCGDGMINALALNSLYSVMYSVYSLKNEASASSAYGDMDETEVQTLVRASSRIPGPIPEGGIPTLHRQTPAAKPAKKRHLVLIVEESLGAQFVGHLGGSGCTPEMDKLAPIAWAFQHAYATGTRSVRGLEALVAGFPPSLSQAALRLPGAQSRFFTLAQLLGTQGYRNGFVYGGEAHFDNMKAFFLGNGFTELYDQKTFINPAFVGTWGASDEDMFNRVHAILDSAGDEPCFILAFSVSNHSPWEYPQGRITPVGDPASVGNTVRYADWAIGQFFDRARKSDYWDDTVFLVTADHDVRVGGKQRIPLRHFHIPALILGGSVQPRLDDRVISQIDLPVTLLSLLGIEGEHPMIGFDLTDPEAGGRALMQYGDVYGLLQQQILTILEPGKPGSQYRYEGGDSYTPIEPADPAAVRCALAHALWPQQVYRDQVYTLPHLLKSRR, via the coding sequence ATGTATTCACAGATTGCAGTGTTTATCGGAGCCTCGCTGCTCTTTCTGACGGCGTGCCGTCTGGCCTTGATGGTGTGGCAGCGCGAACGGGTGGCCGAATCCCGGCATCCCTGGCAGATACTTCTGGGCGGCTTGCGCATTGATGCCCACCTTATCGGTGTTGCCGTGGCCTTGCCCCTGGCCCTGGCGCCCTGGTTGGGCGATGCCCCGGCGGCCATCACCATCAATGGTATCTGGCTGCTGATCGCGTGGTCGCTGATTTGCCTGCTGGAGTTTTCCACGCCGCAGTTCATTATCGAATACGACACCCGGCCCAATCAGTTATACGTCGTCTATCTGAAGTATCCCAAAGAGGTGTTCTCGATGCTCTTCAAAGAGTATCGGCTGGCCTTGTTTCTGGGGGTGGCCGCCTTGCTTGGCATGGTGGCGGCGGGTCATGCCTTGCTGGGCACGGCCTGGCTCTTTCCTGAGCCGGTGTTTTCCTGGTGGTGGCGGCCTGTCCTGACGCTGGGCGGCATCGCCGCTTGCGTGCTGGCGATCCGGGGCACCTTGCAGCATCGCCCCATCAACCCTTCGACTGTGGCTTTTTGCGGCGACGGCATGATCAATGCGCTCGCGCTCAATTCGCTCTACAGCGTGATGTACTCGGTGTACTCCCTCAAGAACGAGGCGTCGGCCAGCAGCGCCTACGGCGATATGGACGAAACCGAAGTCCAGACCCTGGTGCGTGCAAGCTCGCGCATTCCTGGGCCCATTCCCGAGGGCGGCATTCCCACCTTGCACCGCCAGACCCCGGCCGCGAAACCGGCGAAAAAGCGGCATTTGGTGCTGATCGTGGAGGAAAGTCTGGGCGCGCAATTCGTCGGCCATCTGGGCGGCAGCGGCTGCACCCCGGAAATGGACAAACTGGCGCCCATCGCCTGGGCGTTTCAGCATGCTTATGCGACAGGCACGCGTTCGGTACGAGGGCTGGAGGCGCTGGTGGCGGGCTTTCCGCCTTCGCTATCGCAGGCCGCTTTGCGCCTGCCCGGCGCGCAATCGCGTTTTTTCACCCTGGCTCAATTGCTAGGCACCCAGGGCTACCGCAACGGCTTTGTCTATGGCGGCGAAGCCCACTTCGACAATATGAAGGCTTTTTTTCTGGGCAACGGTTTTACCGAGCTGTATGACCAGAAGACCTTTATCAATCCGGCCTTTGTCGGCACCTGGGGCGCCAGCGACGAAGACATGTTCAACCGCGTGCATGCCATTCTCGACAGCGCGGGAGACGAGCCCTGCTTCATTCTGGCTTTCAGCGTCAGCAACCACTCTCCCTGGGAGTATCCGCAAGGGCGCATCACGCCAGTGGGCGATCCGGCTTCGGTGGGGAATACAGTGCGCTACGCGGATTGGGCCATCGGGCAGTTTTTCGACAGGGCGCGCAAATCCGATTACTGGGATGACACGGTTTTCCTCGTGACAGCCGATCACGATGTGCGGGTGGGCGGCAAGCAGCGCATTCCCCTGCGCCATTTCCATATCCCCGCCCTGATTTTGGGCGGGTCGGTGCAGCCCAGGCTGGATGATAGGGTGATCAGTCAGATCGATTTGCCGGTGACGCTGCTCTCGCTATTGGGCATTGAGGGCGAGCATCCCATGATCGGCTTTGACCTGACCGACCCTGAGGCAGGCGGCCGGGCCCTCATGCAGTACGGTGATGTTTATGGCCTGTTGCAGCAGCAAATCTTGACCATTCTGGAGCCGGGCAAGCCGGGTTCGCAGTACCGCTATGAAGGGGGCGATTCCTATACTCCCATCGAGCCGGCCGATCCTGCCGCCGTGCGCTGTGCGCTGGCCCATGCGCTGTGGCCGCAGCAGGTTTACCGTGACCAGGTTTACACCTTGCCCCATCTGCTCAAGAGCCGCCGCTGA
- a CDS encoding ABC transporter ATP-binding protein gives MSAMLEVRGLEVNYGHIEAVRGIDLDLRAGEITALVGANGAGKSTTLLALSGLLPKAAGRIIFEGEDITNLAPHQLVSRGIVQVPEGRAILTTMTVLENLELGAYRRGLKNLDADLEYVFTLFPRLKERIHGMAGNLSGGEQQMLAIGRALMAKPRLLFLDEPSMGLAPIVVQDIFRSLRAINADGLTLFLVEQNVRQALKIAQKGYVLENGAMALEGSGRELLGHPRVLEAYLGA, from the coding sequence ATGAGCGCCATGCTGGAAGTCCGTGGCCTCGAAGTGAACTACGGCCACATCGAAGCGGTGCGCGGGATCGATCTCGATCTGCGCGCCGGTGAAATCACCGCGCTGGTTGGCGCCAACGGCGCGGGCAAATCCACCACGCTGCTGGCCCTCTCGGGCCTGCTGCCCAAAGCGGCCGGACGCATCATCTTCGAAGGCGAAGACATCACAAATCTGGCGCCGCACCAACTGGTGTCGCGCGGGATCGTGCAGGTGCCGGAAGGCCGGGCCATCCTCACCACCATGACGGTGCTGGAAAACCTGGAGCTAGGCGCCTACCGCCGTGGTCTGAAGAACCTCGACGCCGATCTGGAATATGTGTTCACGCTGTTTCCCCGCTTGAAAGAGCGCATCCACGGCATGGCCGGCAACCTCTCGGGCGGCGAACAGCAGATGCTTGCCATCGGCCGCGCCCTGATGGCCAAGCCGCGCCTGCTGTTCCTGGATGAGCCCTCGATGGGGCTGGCGCCCATCGTCGTGCAGGATATCTTCCGCTCGCTGCGCGCCATCAACGCCGATGGCCTGACCCTCTTCCTGGTCGAACAGAACGTGCGCCAGGCGCTCAAGATCGCTCAGAAAGGCTATGTGCTGGAAAACGGGGCGATGGCGCTGGAGGGCAGCGGCCGCGAACTGCTGGGCCATCCGCGCGTGCTGGAAGCCTATCTGGGAGCCTAA
- a CDS encoding ABC transporter ATP-binding protein, with translation MLELTSVSKSFGGLHVLHDVNLSVPEGSIFGLIGPNGAGKTTVFNLITGLLPPSGGSITFNGQSLLKRPPHMITRMGVARTFQNIRLFKEMTLLENVVVGAYRHMHYGLPGLLFSLPGFREHERRARERAHELLSWMRLDHKANDLADNLSYGEQRRLELARALATEPKLLLLDEPVAGMNTGERAELMREILAIRERGYTILMIEHDMRFVMGLCERIAVLNFGKIIACGGPEEIRNNEQVIEAYLGREDDEDTEQAEAVQ, from the coding sequence ATGCTTGAGCTGACCTCCGTTTCCAAGAGTTTTGGCGGCCTGCATGTGCTACATGACGTCAATCTTTCCGTTCCCGAAGGCAGTATCTTCGGCCTGATCGGCCCCAACGGCGCCGGCAAGACCACCGTGTTCAACCTGATCACGGGCCTCTTGCCGCCCAGCGGCGGCAGCATCACCTTCAACGGCCAAAGCCTGTTGAAGCGCCCACCGCACATGATCACCCGCATGGGTGTCGCCCGCACTTTCCAGAACATCCGCCTGTTCAAGGAGATGACGCTGCTGGAAAACGTGGTGGTGGGGGCCTATCGCCATATGCACTACGGCCTGCCCGGCCTGCTGTTCAGCCTGCCCGGCTTTCGCGAACACGAGCGCCGCGCTCGCGAGCGCGCGCACGAGCTGCTGAGCTGGATGCGCCTGGACCACAAGGCCAACGATCTGGCCGACAACCTCTCCTATGGCGAACAGCGCCGTCTCGAGCTGGCGCGCGCGCTGGCCACCGAGCCCAAGCTGTTGCTGCTGGACGAGCCGGTGGCCGGCATGAACACGGGAGAGCGCGCCGAGCTGATGCGCGAGATTCTCGCCATCCGCGAGCGCGGCTACACCATCCTCATGATCGAGCACGATATGCGTTTCGTGATGGGCTTGTGCGAACGCATCGCGGTGTTGAACTTCGGCAAGATCATCGCCTGCGGCGGGCCGGAAGAAATCCGCAACAACGAACAGGTCATCGAAGCCTATCTGGGCCGCGAAGACGACGAAGACACCGAACAGGCGGAGGCCGTGCAATGA
- a CDS encoding branched-chain amino acid ABC transporter permease, whose protein sequence is MSGFENFWAIYGNLVLTLGTNALLALSIWLTLACGMLAMANAAFMGIGAYAAALLTMNYDVSFPVALAAGMAAPAVVAALIGLPTLRLSGVYLAMATLGFGEVVRVVILNTDTITGGALGLNGIPQVTQWWHVVLALVIVLFILWRVRRSKIGRAFDAIRGDETAAGLMGIDVRANKMLAFVAGAMIAGLAGALNAHLTFFIGPNEYGFDRGVEILTMAILGGIGSLVGPVLGSTIITVLPELLRGFADFRLVINGVILVLIVLFLPQGIWDPARFKRWLRQGGKRHA, encoded by the coding sequence ATGAGCGGATTCGAGAATTTCTGGGCTATCTACGGCAACCTGGTGCTCACGCTGGGCACCAATGCCTTGCTGGCGCTTTCCATCTGGCTGACCCTGGCCTGCGGCATGCTGGCCATGGCCAACGCCGCCTTCATGGGCATTGGCGCCTACGCGGCCGCCCTGCTCACCATGAATTACGACGTGTCCTTCCCGGTTGCGCTGGCCGCCGGCATGGCGGCTCCCGCCGTCGTGGCGGCCCTCATCGGCCTGCCAACACTACGGCTGTCAGGCGTGTATCTGGCCATGGCAACGCTGGGTTTTGGTGAGGTGGTGCGCGTGGTCATCCTGAACACCGACACGATCACCGGCGGCGCGCTGGGCCTGAACGGCATTCCTCAGGTCACGCAATGGTGGCATGTGGTGCTGGCACTGGTCATCGTGCTGTTTATCCTGTGGCGTGTCCGCCGCTCCAAGATCGGCCGCGCTTTTGACGCCATTCGTGGCGACGAAACCGCCGCCGGCCTGATGGGCATTGACGTGCGGGCCAACAAGATGCTGGCTTTCGTGGCTGGCGCGATGATCGCCGGTCTGGCCGGTGCGTTGAACGCCCACCTGACCTTCTTCATCGGCCCCAACGAATATGGTTTCGATCGCGGCGTTGAAATCCTGACCATGGCCATTCTCGGCGGCATCGGCAGCCTGGTTGGCCCGGTACTGGGCAGCACCATCATCACGGTTCTGCCCGAGCTGCTGCGCGGTTTTGCGGATTTCCGCCTGGTCATCAATGGAGTGATCCTGGTGTTGATCGTGTTGTTCCTGCCGCAAGGCATCTGGGACCCGGCGCGCTTCAAGCGCTGGCTGCGTCAAGGAGGCAAGCGCCATGCTTGA
- a CDS encoding branched-chain amino acid ABC transporter permease, translating to MLEQQFVNALSLGSVYALFALGFTLVFGVLGVINLAHGAVFMVGAYAALTVVEQLSLPLWAALIVAFLVAGLTGMLIDYLVLKPLRKRNAPHLIPMIATIGVGIILNNAAQGIFGASNLRFPHGTVPEEVIEIAGLHLTVIELGIIFLSFALMAVLMFVMRRTQFGRALRAIAESPKAAWLLGINVERLFITTSFAAAALGGIAGVLIGLYSNALFPLMGQPMLHKGIAVIILGGMGDIRGAMLGGLFLGFAEVLSVAYVGSTMRDAVAFGLLFLILLVRPQGLFGKVVQRKA from the coding sequence ATGTTGGAACAACAATTCGTCAACGCGCTCTCGCTAGGCAGCGTTTACGCCCTCTTCGCGCTGGGATTCACACTGGTCTTCGGCGTGCTGGGCGTCATCAATCTGGCCCACGGCGCCGTCTTCATGGTGGGCGCGTATGCTGCGCTGACCGTGGTTGAGCAACTGTCCCTGCCGCTGTGGGCAGCGCTGATCGTGGCCTTTTTGGTCGCGGGCCTGACCGGCATGCTCATCGACTATCTGGTGCTCAAACCGCTGCGCAAGCGCAATGCCCCCCACCTGATCCCGATGATCGCCACCATAGGCGTAGGCATCATTCTGAACAATGCCGCGCAAGGCATCTTCGGCGCCAGCAACCTGCGTTTTCCGCACGGCACCGTTCCCGAAGAAGTTATCGAAATCGCCGGCCTGCACCTGACCGTTATCGAGCTGGGCATCATTTTCCTGTCCTTCGCGCTGATGGCCGTGCTGATGTTCGTCATGCGCCGCACCCAATTCGGCCGCGCGCTGCGCGCCATCGCCGAATCGCCCAAGGCCGCCTGGCTGCTGGGCATCAACGTCGAACGCCTGTTCATCACGACCTCTTTCGCGGCCGCCGCGCTGGGCGGCATCGCCGGCGTACTAATCGGCTTGTACTCCAACGCGCTTTTCCCGCTCATGGGCCAACCCATGCTGCACAAGGGCATCGCGGTCATCATCCTGGGCGGTATGGGCGATATTCGCGGCGCCATGCTGGGCGGCCTCTTCCTGGGATTTGCAGAAGTGCTGTCGGTCGCCTATGTCGGCTCGACCATGCGCGATGCGGTGGCATTCGGCCTGCTCTTCCTGATTCTGCTGGTGCGCCCACAGGGTCTGTTCGGCAAAGTGGTTCAACGCAAGGCATAA
- a CDS encoding ABC transporter substrate-binding protein, translated as MQFNTRKLLVALAAAGLIPAAHAADIKLGVAEALSGGAAQYGTSIRNGFQLAADEINNAGGINGDKLVLIIEDEQGKKEEAINVFKKLIFKDNVLMIFGPTLSNSAQAADPIAQAAKTVVFGTSNTADGITSIGNYVFRNSVTEADVLPATISTVKAKTGLKNVAVLYGNDDVFTKSGYDNFKKALEDQKIPVTATETFAKGDVDFKAQLTKIKGSNPDALVLSALLAEGAPIMVQARQLGLNVPVIGGNGMNSVKIFELAPGGASNNLWIGSPWSIENKTPQNTKFIEAYKAKFGNAPDQFSAQSYDALHIVAEALKHTKLSGKIAEDRTALRNALPSVQWTGATGPFKFRQANDRAGKPAGYDADQAPIVSVTKDGKYVIEK; from the coding sequence ATGCAATTCAATACCCGGAAACTCCTCGTCGCGCTTGCCGCCGCCGGCCTCATCCCGGCCGCTCACGCTGCCGACATCAAGCTCGGTGTGGCCGAAGCCCTTTCGGGTGGCGCCGCCCAATACGGCACGTCGATCCGCAACGGTTTCCAACTGGCAGCCGATGAGATCAACAACGCCGGCGGTATCAATGGCGACAAGCTGGTACTGATCATCGAAGACGAACAAGGCAAGAAAGAAGAAGCCATCAACGTTTTCAAAAAGCTGATCTTCAAAGACAACGTCTTGATGATCTTCGGCCCGACGCTGTCGAACTCGGCTCAGGCCGCCGACCCGATCGCCCAAGCCGCCAAGACGGTGGTGTTCGGCACCTCGAACACCGCTGACGGCATCACCTCGATCGGCAACTATGTGTTCCGCAATTCGGTTACTGAAGCCGACGTGCTGCCCGCGACCATCTCGACCGTCAAAGCCAAGACCGGCCTGAAGAATGTGGCCGTGCTGTATGGCAACGACGACGTCTTCACCAAGAGCGGCTACGACAACTTCAAGAAGGCCCTGGAAGACCAGAAGATTCCGGTCACCGCCACCGAAACCTTCGCCAAGGGCGACGTGGACTTCAAGGCTCAGCTGACCAAGATCAAGGGCAGCAACCCCGATGCGCTGGTGCTGTCGGCCCTGCTGGCCGAAGGCGCCCCCATCATGGTGCAGGCCCGCCAACTGGGCCTGAACGTGCCGGTCATCGGTGGCAATGGCATGAACTCGGTCAAGATTTTCGAGCTGGCCCCTGGCGGCGCGTCGAACAATCTGTGGATCGGCAGCCCCTGGTCGATCGAGAACAAGACGCCGCAAAACACCAAGTTCATCGAAGCCTATAAGGCCAAGTTCGGCAACGCGCCCGACCAGTTCTCGGCGCAATCCTATGACGCCCTGCACATCGTGGCCGAAGCCCTGAAGCACACCAAGCTCAGCGGCAAGATCGCCGAAGATCGCACGGCCCTGCGCAATGCCCTGCCCTCGGTGCAATGGACTGGCGCCACTGGCCCCTTCAAGTTCCGTCAAGCCAACGACCGCGCAGGCAAGCCCGCCGGTTACGACGCCGACCAGGCGCCGATCGTCAGCGTGACCAAGGACGGCAAGTACGTCATTGAAAAGTAA
- a CDS encoding alpha/beta hydrolase, giving the protein MLPMTLSAGIDLFFASLAEREVEYNARASVPDFDACVRRYAQSAAAIRASRPGIIDLRYGMGADERLDLFPPAAAATPAPLFVFIHGGYWRAQRKEDAPIMAGVLNAAGAAVATLEYTLMPEATMGEVVREMRSGLAWLYRNAAAYGLDPERIYIGGSSVGGQLVGMLLAPDWPARYGVPDNIIKGALALSGLFDLRPLCDISVNQWLRLTPEQAARHSPMFNLPQQSCPLLLSVGGLETRGFKNQTAAFEAAWRERGLSCEHIAAPHCNHFDLLCELELPASPMTQALLNMMGLQAD; this is encoded by the coding sequence ATGCTGCCCATGACTCTTTCCGCCGGTATCGATCTTTTTTTCGCTTCGCTGGCCGAACGCGAGGTTGAATACAACGCCCGCGCTTCCGTGCCTGACTTCGATGCCTGTGTGCGTCGCTATGCGCAATCGGCGGCTGCCATACGTGCCAGCCGGCCCGGCATTATCGATCTGCGCTACGGCATGGGCGCCGATGAAAGACTGGACCTCTTTCCGCCTGCTGCTGCGGCAACGCCCGCGCCCCTTTTTGTTTTCATCCATGGTGGTTATTGGCGTGCGCAGCGCAAAGAGGATGCGCCCATCATGGCTGGCGTGTTGAACGCGGCCGGCGCGGCGGTGGCAACGCTGGAATACACCCTGATGCCCGAAGCGACCATGGGAGAGGTGGTGCGCGAAATGCGTTCAGGACTGGCCTGGCTTTACCGCAATGCGGCTGCCTATGGTCTTGATCCAGAGCGTATCTATATTGGCGGCAGCTCGGTGGGTGGCCAGTTGGTCGGGATGTTGCTGGCGCCCGATTGGCCGGCCCGTTATGGCGTGCCCGACAACATCATCAAGGGCGCGTTGGCGCTGAGCGGCCTGTTCGACCTGCGGCCGCTGTGCGATATCAGCGTCAATCAGTGGCTGCGCCTGACGCCTGAACAGGCGGCCCGGCACAGCCCCATGTTTAATCTGCCCCAGCAGTCCTGCCCTCTGTTGTTATCAGTGGGAGGGCTTGAAACCCGGGGATTCAAGAACCAGACCGCCGCTTTCGAGGCGGCTTGGCGTGAGCGCGGTCTGTCCTGCGAACACATCGCGGCCCCCCATTGCAACCACTTTGACCTGTTGTGCGAGTTGGAACTTCCCGCCAGCCCGATGACACAGGCCTTGCTGAACATGATGGGCTTGCAGGCCGATTAA
- a CDS encoding O-acetylhomoserine aminocarboxypropyltransferase/cysteine synthase family protein: protein MSEHQKWRLETIAVHGGYRPDPTTRAVAVPIYQTVAYAFDDTQHGADLFDLKVPGNIYTRIMNPTTDVLEQRVAALEGGIAALALASGQAAVTYAILTITEAGDNIVSSSTLYGGTYNLLAHTLPQYGISTRFADPRDLSTFERQIDERTKAIFAESVGNPLGNVTDIAALAELAHRHGLPLIVDNTVPSPYLLRPIEHGADIVVQSLTKYLGGHGTSLGGAIIDSGKFPWAEHKTRFARLNQPDVSYHGVVYTEAFGAAAYIGRARVVPLRNTGAAISPFNAFQILQGIETLALRVDRIVENAVKVATFLRGHDKVEWVNYAGLADHPDHALVQKYMAGKAPGLFTFGVKGGRQAGARLQDALQLFTRLVNIGDAKSLATHPASTTHRQLNPEELQRAGVREETVRLSIGIEHIDDLIADLDQALAKV from the coding sequence TTGAGCGAGCATCAGAAATGGCGCCTCGAAACCATCGCGGTGCATGGAGGCTACCGTCCCGACCCGACCACGCGGGCGGTGGCCGTGCCGATTTACCAGACGGTGGCCTATGCGTTTGACGACACCCAGCATGGGGCAGACCTGTTCGATCTGAAGGTGCCGGGCAATATCTACACGCGCATCATGAACCCCACCACGGATGTGCTGGAGCAGCGCGTGGCGGCCCTGGAGGGCGGCATCGCCGCGCTGGCGCTGGCCTCGGGCCAGGCCGCGGTCACCTATGCCATCCTGACCATCACCGAGGCGGGTGACAACATCGTGTCCTCCAGCACCTTGTATGGCGGCACCTACAACCTGCTGGCGCACACCCTGCCGCAATACGGCATCAGCACCCGCTTTGCCGACCCGCGCGATCTGTCCACGTTCGAGCGCCAGATCGACGAGCGCACCAAGGCCATCTTCGCCGAGTCGGTGGGCAATCCGCTGGGCAACGTCACCGACATCGCCGCGCTGGCCGAACTGGCCCACCGCCACGGCCTGCCGCTGATCGTGGACAACACCGTGCCCTCGCCCTATCTCTTGCGCCCCATCGAGCACGGCGCCGACATCGTCGTGCAGTCGCTCACCAAGTATCTGGGCGGCCACGGCACCAGCCTGGGCGGCGCCATCATCGACTCGGGCAAATTCCCCTGGGCCGAACACAAAACCCGCTTCGCGCGCCTGAACCAACCCGACGTCAGCTATCACGGCGTGGTGTACACCGAGGCCTTTGGCGCGGCCGCCTATATCGGGCGCGCCCGCGTGGTGCCGCTGCGCAATACCGGCGCGGCCATCTCGCCTTTTAACGCCTTCCAGATTCTGCAAGGCATCGAAACGCTGGCGCTGCGCGTGGACCGCATCGTCGAAAACGCCGTCAAGGTGGCGACCTTTCTGCGCGGCCACGACAAGGTCGAATGGGTCAACTATGCCGGCCTGGCGGATCACCCCGATCATGCTTTGGTGCAGAAATATATGGCGGGCAAAGCGCCGGGCCTGTTCACCTTCGGCGTCAAGGGCGGGCGCCAAGCCGGCGCGCGCTTGCAGGACGCCTTGCAGCTCTTCACCCGTCTGGTCAACATCGGCGACGCCAAGTCGCTGGCCACCCACCCGGCCTCGACCACCCACCGACAGCTCAACCCCGAAGAACTCCAGCGCGCCGGCGTGCGCGAAGAAACCGTGCGCCTGTCCATCGGCATCGAACACATCGACGACCTGATCGCTGACCTCGATCAGGCGCTGGCCAAGGTGTAG
- a CDS encoding DUF4198 domain-containing protein encodes MRIIKSVAALALLGWTSMASAHFLWIEPAGDTKVRAYFGEWADDLREKTDGLLGQVINGSTRLNGKAAKPAARGTDYVEFEASGETRLGQTVLFKETLLEYGARLGRQDVKNLLPFELSPTAAGGNTFVLNFDGKPLAKTEVTVFGPPKWMKQYRTDEAGQITIDTPWPGQYVLEAGHTVDQAGKHDGKDYKKVRYVTTLTFERAK; translated from the coding sequence ATGCGCATCATCAAATCCGTCGCCGCGCTTGCCCTGCTGGGCTGGACCAGCATGGCCTCGGCGCATTTTTTGTGGATCGAGCCTGCTGGCGACACCAAGGTTCGCGCTTACTTTGGCGAATGGGCAGATGATTTGCGTGAAAAGACCGATGGCCTGCTCGGCCAGGTCATCAATGGGTCTACCCGGCTCAACGGCAAGGCCGCCAAGCCGGCCGCTCGCGGCACCGACTATGTCGAGTTCGAGGCCAGCGGTGAAACCCGCCTGGGTCAAACCGTGCTGTTCAAGGAAACGCTGCTCGAATATGGGGCCCGCCTGGGCCGCCAAGATGTCAAGAATCTCTTGCCGTTTGAACTGTCGCCGACGGCTGCCGGGGGTAACACCTTCGTGCTGAATTTTGACGGCAAGCCTTTGGCCAAGACCGAGGTCACCGTGTTCGGCCCGCCCAAGTGGATGAAGCAATACCGCACCGATGAAGCCGGCCAGATCACCATCGACACGCCCTGGCCTGGCCAATATGTGCTCGAAGCGGGGCACACCGTCGATCAGGCCGGCAAGCATGATGGCAAGGACTACAAGAAAGTCCGCTATGTCACCACGCTGACCTTCGAGCGCGCGAAGTAA
- a CDS encoding MFS transporter: MMNHVALTGGRITVSLTALQLGLSTFKVGTLVAVFAVLPMLFSVHAGRWVDKVGIFRPLALGTSLVTVGTLLPFLSQTQIALLVASCSIGIGFMLHQVATQDLLGHAEPEQRLRNFSWMSLALAGSGFSGPLIAGLAIDHLGNRLAFGLLTLGPLLSAAGLYLLRQRLRAADRALAGASSARAAEKRRVTELLAVPPLRRILMVNTILSGAWDTHLFVVPIFGVAIGLSATTIGLILAAFAAATFVIRLLLPFIQNRVRAWTLVRVAMATAAIDFMFYPFFTDVGVLVALSFILGLALGCCQPSMLSLLHQYSPHGRAAEAVGVRMALINASQVTLPLAFGALGGVIGVAPLFWAYSLALMVGGWFNRNPPQDSESS; the protein is encoded by the coding sequence ATGATGAACCATGTGGCGCTGACCGGCGGACGTATTACGGTTTCGCTGACGGCGCTGCAACTGGGTCTGTCGACCTTCAAAGTCGGCACACTGGTGGCGGTGTTCGCCGTTCTGCCCATGCTGTTTTCGGTTCATGCCGGGCGCTGGGTGGACAAGGTCGGCATCTTCCGGCCCTTGGCGCTGGGCACCTCATTGGTCACCGTCGGCACCCTGCTGCCCTTTCTGTCTCAAACCCAGATTGCGCTGCTGGTGGCCTCCTGTTCCATCGGTATCGGCTTCATGCTGCATCAGGTCGCCACTCAGGATTTACTGGGTCATGCCGAGCCAGAGCAGCGTTTGCGCAACTTTTCCTGGATGTCGCTCGCCCTGGCCGGATCGGGGTTTTCCGGTCCGCTGATTGCCGGGCTGGCCATCGATCACCTGGGCAACCGGCTGGCCTTCGGTCTGTTGACCCTGGGGCCCCTGTTATCGGCGGCCGGTCTTTATCTATTGCGCCAGCGTTTGCGTGCCGCTGACCGCGCCCTGGCCGGTGCCAGCAGTGCGCGCGCGGCCGAGAAGCGGCGCGTCACCGAATTATTGGCGGTGCCGCCCTTGCGTCGCATTTTGATGGTCAACACCATTTTGTCGGGTGCCTGGGACACGCATCTTTTCGTCGTGCCGATTTTCGGCGTAGCGATCGGTTTGTCGGCCACCACGATCGGCTTGATACTTGCCGCCTTTGCGGCGGCAACTTTCGTGATCCGCTTGTTATTGCCCTTTATCCAGAATCGTGTGCGGGCCTGGACACTGGTGCGCGTGGCCATGGCGACGGCGGCGATCGACTTCATGTTTTATCCGTTTTTCACGGATGTGGGCGTCCTGGTCGCGCTGTCCTTCATTCTCGGGCTCGCTCTGGGATGCTGCCAACCGAGTATGCTGTCATTGCTGCACCAGTATTCACCCCATGGGCGGGCCGCTGAAGCGGTGGGCGTACGCATGGCGCTGATCAATGCTTCGCAGGTCACGCTGCCGCTGGCTTTCGGCGCCTTGGGCGGGGTTATTGGCGTAGCGCCCTTGTTCTGGGCTTACTCCCTGGCGCTGATGGTCGGGGGCTGGTTCAACCGCAATCCTCCGCAAGACTCGGAATCGTCGTGA